From one Enterobacter kobei genomic stretch:
- a CDS encoding NAD-dependent malic enzyme encodes MLLKYKKNRSLYIPYAGPVLLEFPLLNKGSAFSLEERSNFNLLGLLPDVVETIEEQAERAWLQYQGFKTEIDKHIYLRNIQDTNETLFYRLVDNHLDEMMPVIYTPTVGSACERFSEIYRRARGVFISYQNRHNMDDMLQNVPTHNIKVIVVTDGERILGLGDQGIGGMGIPIGKLSLYTACGGISPAYTLPVVLDVGTNNQQLLNDPLYMGWRHPRITGDEYYAFVDEFIQAVKQRWPDVLLQFEDFAQKNAMPLLTRYRDEICSFNDDIQGTAAVTVGTLIAASRAAGSQLSQQKVVFLGAGSAGCGIAEQIVAQMQREGLSEEAARQNVFMVDRFGLLTDQMPNLLSFQSKLVQKRDNLQHWDTDAEAISLLDVVRNAKPDILIGVSGQTGLFTEEIIREMHKHCPRPIVLPLSNPTSRVEATPQDIITWTEGQALVATGSPFMPVHWQDKVIPIAQCNNAYIFPGIGLGVISSGASRISDNMLMAASETLAQHSPLANRGEGMVLPALKDIQTVSRAIALAVAKMAQEEGLAVKTSAEALQQAIEENFWQPEYRSYRRTSI; translated from the coding sequence ATGTTACTTAAGTATAAAAAAAACCGTTCTCTGTACATCCCCTATGCCGGTCCAGTGTTGCTGGAATTCCCGCTTCTCAACAAGGGCAGCGCCTTCAGCCTTGAAGAACGCAGCAACTTTAACCTGCTCGGGCTGTTGCCTGATGTGGTGGAAACCATTGAGGAGCAGGCCGAGCGCGCCTGGTTACAGTATCAGGGCTTCAAAACGGAAATCGACAAGCACATTTACCTGCGTAACATCCAGGACACTAACGAAACCTTGTTCTACCGTCTGGTCGATAACCACCTCGACGAGATGATGCCGGTGATCTACACCCCGACCGTCGGCTCCGCCTGCGAACGTTTTTCTGAGATTTACCGCCGCGCACGTGGGGTATTCATCTCTTATCAGAACCGTCACAACATGGATGACATGCTGCAAAACGTGCCGACCCACAATATTAAAGTGATTGTGGTCACCGACGGCGAGCGCATTCTGGGCCTCGGCGATCAGGGCATCGGCGGCATGGGCATCCCTATCGGCAAGCTCTCTCTTTACACCGCCTGTGGCGGCATCAGCCCGGCTTACACCCTGCCAGTGGTGCTGGATGTCGGTACCAATAACCAGCAGTTGCTCAACGATCCGCTGTATATGGGCTGGCGTCATCCGCGTATCACCGGCGATGAGTACTACGCCTTTGTCGATGAATTTATTCAGGCAGTGAAACAGCGCTGGCCGGACGTGCTGTTGCAGTTCGAAGACTTCGCGCAGAAAAACGCCATGCCGCTGCTGACCCGCTATCGCGATGAAATCTGCTCGTTCAACGATGATATTCAGGGCACCGCTGCGGTCACCGTAGGCACGCTTATCGCTGCCAGCCGCGCGGCGGGCAGCCAGCTGAGCCAGCAAAAAGTGGTGTTCCTCGGTGCAGGCTCTGCCGGCTGCGGTATCGCCGAGCAGATTGTCGCCCAGATGCAGCGTGAAGGTCTGAGCGAAGAGGCGGCACGTCAAAATGTCTTTATGGTGGATCGCTTTGGCCTGCTGACCGATCAGATGCCAAACCTGCTGTCGTTCCAGAGCAAACTGGTGCAAAAGCGCGACAACCTGCAACACTGGGACACCGACGCCGAGGCGATTTCGCTGCTGGACGTGGTGCGCAATGCCAAGCCGGATATTCTGATCGGCGTCTCCGGGCAGACCGGATTATTCACCGAAGAAATCATTCGCGAAATGCATAAGCACTGCCCGCGCCCTATCGTGCTGCCGCTGTCGAACCCGACCTCCCGCGTGGAAGCCACCCCGCAGGACATCATTACCTGGACCGAAGGCCAGGCGCTGGTCGCCACCGGCAGTCCGTTTATGCCGGTTCACTGGCAGGATAAAGTGATCCCTATCGCCCAGTGCAATAACGCCTATATCTTCCCTGGCATCGGTCTTGGGGTGATCTCCTCCGGCGCATCCCGCATTAGCGACAACATGCTGATGGCCGCCAGCGAAACCCTGGCCCAGCACTCCCCGCTGGCGAACCGCGGTGAAGGCATGGTGCTCCCGGCGCTGAAAGACATTCAGACCGTATCGCGGGCGATTGCGCTGGCGGTTGCCAAAATGGCGCAGGAAGAGGGTCTGGCGGTAAAAACCTCCGCTGAGGCGTTACAGCAAGCGATCGAAGAAAACTTCTGGCAGCCGGAATACCGCAGCTACCGCAGAACGTCTATCTGA
- the sra gene encoding stationary-phase-induced ribosome-associated protein yields the protein MKTNRQARHVLGMDYKLSNQRKVVTKGDQATVVTRRTGRHRRAES from the coding sequence ATGAAAACGAATCGTCAGGCACGTCATGTTCTGGGTATGGATTATAAGCTGTCGAACCAGAGAAAAGTCGTTACCAAAGGGGATCAAGCTACCGTGGTAACGCGCCGTACCGGCCGCCATCGCCGCGCGGAGTCTTAA
- a CDS encoding ABC-F family ATP-binding cassette domain-containing protein: MSTLLTAQSLRVDTAFGSLFRDLSFTVKKGDRIGLVGYNGCGKSTLLKVLDGTLSPTAGVYSVARHCLLARVEQLLPDELAALTMLDAVLSQLPQAERDSHRWQAETLLASQGFSEREWQLCAGTLSGGQHTRLLLAQALIRQPDLLLLDEPSNHLDLPTLLWLEQFLQAWNGSFVLVSHDARLLDAVTNTTWILRDQTLHCFALPCQAARRALAERDETDAQRQKAEQKEIDRIAASAKRLATWGQVYDNEDLARKAKQMEKQILRLKEVQTDVTAGSHWTLTLQGDALRADRLLEMRELAVAPAADAAPLFTLPLARIKSGDRVAIMGRNGCGKSSLLRLLWQHYQQQRLYDGVVLHPRVTIGYYDQTLHQLHDDDTLFDALEPFAPPPDVRKQALIAAGFAWARHGQRVSTLSGGERSRLLFVGMSLARYALLMLDEPTNHLDMEGKEALAQTLSGFDGGVLLVSHDRDLITSSCNRFWLIEDGELQEWHDVEAVFARLREPDAVVAPVAITSTPTTPETDADRLLAELIALETRLAEDLARKPKHQKPHLQAQWQAAIDNINRQLELE; the protein is encoded by the coding sequence ATGAGCACATTACTAACTGCACAATCCCTTCGTGTCGATACGGCGTTTGGTTCGCTGTTTCGCGATCTCTCTTTTACCGTCAAAAAAGGCGACCGCATTGGTCTGGTGGGCTATAACGGCTGCGGCAAAAGCACGCTGTTAAAAGTGCTGGATGGCACCCTTTCCCCGACCGCTGGCGTCTATTCTGTGGCCCGACACTGCCTGCTGGCGCGGGTCGAACAACTCCTGCCTGACGAACTCGCCGCCCTCACCATGCTTGACGCGGTGCTGTCGCAACTGCCGCAGGCCGAACGTGACAGCCATCGCTGGCAGGCGGAAACCTTGCTCGCCAGCCAGGGCTTCAGCGAGCGGGAATGGCAATTGTGCGCGGGTACGCTCAGCGGCGGTCAGCACACGCGGCTGCTACTGGCGCAGGCGCTCATCCGCCAGCCGGATCTGTTACTGCTGGATGAGCCGAGCAACCATCTCGATCTCCCCACGCTGCTGTGGCTGGAGCAGTTTTTGCAGGCGTGGAACGGCAGCTTTGTGCTGGTGTCCCACGATGCCCGACTGCTGGATGCGGTGACTAACACCACCTGGATCCTGCGCGACCAGACGCTGCACTGTTTTGCGCTGCCATGTCAGGCAGCACGGCGGGCGCTGGCGGAGCGGGATGAAACTGACGCCCAGCGCCAGAAAGCCGAGCAGAAAGAGATCGACCGCATCGCCGCCAGCGCCAAACGGCTGGCGACCTGGGGACAGGTTTACGATAACGAAGATCTCGCCCGTAAGGCGAAGCAGATGGAAAAGCAGATCCTGCGTCTGAAAGAGGTGCAGACCGACGTCACCGCCGGTAGCCACTGGACGCTCACGCTTCAGGGCGATGCCTTGCGCGCCGACCGGTTGCTGGAAATGCGCGAATTAGCGGTTGCTCCGGCTGCGGATGCCGCCCCGCTGTTTACGCTGCCGCTGGCCCGTATAAAAAGCGGTGACCGCGTGGCGATCATGGGACGTAACGGCTGCGGTAAATCCTCGCTGTTACGCTTGCTGTGGCAGCATTATCAGCAGCAGCGTCTTTATGACGGCGTGGTGCTGCATCCGCGCGTTACCATCGGTTATTACGATCAGACGCTGCATCAACTGCATGACGATGACACGCTGTTTGATGCCCTGGAGCCGTTCGCCCCGCCGCCGGACGTGCGCAAGCAGGCGCTGATCGCCGCGGGTTTTGCCTGGGCGCGTCACGGACAGCGGGTCAGCACGTTAAGCGGCGGCGAGCGTTCACGCCTGCTGTTTGTCGGCATGTCGCTGGCGCGCTATGCGCTGTTGATGCTGGATGAGCCAACCAACCATCTGGATATGGAAGGTAAAGAAGCGCTGGCACAAACGCTGTCGGGCTTTGACGGCGGCGTGTTGCTGGTGAGTCACGATCGCGATCTGATCACCAGCAGCTGTAATCGTTTCTGGCTGATTGAGGACGGCGAACTCCAGGAGTGGCACGACGTGGAAGCGGTATTCGCGCGGCTACGGGAGCCGGACGCGGTGGTCGCCCCTGTCGCCATCACCTCAACGCCGACGACGCCAGAGACCGATGCCGATCGGCTGCTGGCAGAACTGATCGCCCTGGAAACCCGGCTGGCTGAGGATCTGGCGCGTAAGCCAAAACATCAGAAGCCGCATTTACAGGCGCAGTGGCAGGCGGCTATCGACAACATTAACCGACAGCTGGAACTGGAGTGA
- a CDS encoding alginate lyase family protein: protein MLRSLRLSSLLVLAAAVSFSATAHAAQYLPPVGFTLPVQPAAAKEACPPVPPPYTGALRLRSKYEGSDAARATLNKAAEEAYRDSTRTIDAMERQVSKLVQRGDSRCAILALDSWARAGALTSTDTSHTGRSVRKWALASFSSAWIQLKFAPHSALNHDPAAAEVEHWLSQLGTLTARDWRGLPLNKINNHSYWAGWALMSTAIVTGRDDLFDDAVALLRTGLAQVDARGFLPNELKRRQRALAYHNYALQPLVMLALFARANHVALNDAENAALKRLGERVIAGFDDPTPFREATGSEQDRHFLDQPTNLAWLEAWCSLYTCPAAANDRLAALRPLNNMRLGGNLSRLAGQNLVVAGD, encoded by the coding sequence GTGCTGCGATCGTTACGTCTTTCCTCTCTGCTGGTACTGGCGGCGGCCGTGTCGTTCAGCGCGACGGCGCATGCCGCACAGTACCTGCCTCCTGTCGGTTTTACCCTGCCCGTGCAACCCGCAGCGGCAAAAGAAGCCTGCCCGCCGGTGCCGCCGCCCTATACCGGCGCGCTGCGCCTGCGCAGTAAATATGAAGGATCCGACGCGGCCCGCGCCACGCTGAATAAGGCTGCGGAAGAGGCCTATCGCGATTCGACCCGCACGATTGACGCGATGGAGCGCCAGGTCAGCAAACTGGTGCAACGGGGCGACAGTCGTTGTGCCATCCTCGCGCTGGATAGCTGGGCGCGGGCCGGTGCGCTCACCTCCACGGACACCAGCCATACCGGCAGATCGGTGCGTAAATGGGCGCTGGCGAGCTTTTCCTCGGCCTGGATACAGCTGAAGTTCGCTCCCCACTCAGCGCTGAACCATGATCCTGCCGCCGCAGAGGTGGAGCACTGGCTAAGCCAGCTCGGTACGCTGACTGCCCGTGACTGGCGCGGATTGCCGCTTAACAAAATCAACAATCACAGCTACTGGGCGGGCTGGGCGCTGATGTCGACGGCCATCGTCACCGGGCGCGACGATCTGTTTGATGACGCCGTTGCCCTGCTACGCACTGGCCTTGCGCAGGTGGATGCGCGCGGATTTTTACCCAACGAGCTGAAACGCCGTCAGCGGGCGCTGGCCTACCATAATTACGCCCTGCAACCGCTGGTGATGCTGGCGCTGTTTGCCCGTGCTAATCACGTTGCCCTGAACGATGCCGAAAACGCTGCGCTAAAACGTCTTGGCGAACGGGTTATCGCCGGGTTTGACGATCCCACGCCCTTCCGGGAAGCCACTGGCAGCGAACAGGATCGTCACTTTTTAGATCAGCCGACCAATCTGGCATGGCTGGAAGCCTGGTGCTCCCTCTATACCTGTCCGGCGGCGGCGAATGACCGACTTGCCGCGTTGCGCCCGTTGAATAACATGCGGCTCGGCGGCAATCTCTCCCGCCTGGCAGGACAAAATCTGGTAGTGGCTGGCGACTAG